Proteins encoded by one window of Salvia splendens isolate huo1 chromosome 5, SspV2, whole genome shotgun sequence:
- the LOC121802740 gene encoding zinc transport protein ZntB-like yields MMELTHVNGEGEVAESEISEAKSLRKNLFHQSHYSGTVRKKAYIFDGDGNYFNKEWDIVQGSGKEFCWYHVELPKGNHKLSQLAQHLIHALSPPLKLQDILSLVSNGPFCGHVDGALVFRVNSPGPASSKFTFRIAARITENSVITVSLGRVPRLGFSPANESLLSEIPITEISSNGSIERRDRGGIVIREHVLDFLLTMNHSEEADNPVPKSVANLVVHIIDTHMDHLQDVVTKLEIELDAVELELDRGGFAMKKQMLDSRRFPKMNLDLQRLLQVIAHGEQVFPRVKEKCSSKEWFGSEDINALEELIGRIRRLKENVGFIANRVTAIQAGLDSWQSEQINKKLYYLSFLSIIFLPLSIITGVFGMNVGGVPWTGQRDPTIKDGFRNVLIVCAAMLGVVLLCFLFPALYSRVMAWRRRQVMQRSWSLNRRSFVRRAGMVGERTERGGYIRL; encoded by the exons ATGATGGAGCTCACTCATGTAAATGGTGAGGGAGAGGTTGCAGAAAGTGAAATATCTGAAGCGAAAAGTTTAAGGAAAAACTTATTTCACCAATCACACTACTCTGGTACTGTGAGAAAGAAGGCATACATATTTGATGGAGATGGGAATTACTTCAACAAGGAATGGGATATTGTTCAAGGTTCAGGCAAAGAGTTCTGTTGGTATCATGTTGAGCTTCCAAAAGGGAATCATAAACTCTCACAGTTGGCTCAGCATCTCATCCATGCCCTATCCCCGCCCCTAAAGCTCCAGGACATACTCTCACTCGTTAGCAACGGGCCATTTTGTGGGCACGTAGATGGTGCTCTAGTATTCAGAGTTAACTCACCTGGCCCTGCATCTAGCAAGTTCACCTTTAGGATCGCAGCAAGAATCACCGAGAATTCAGTTATCACGGTATCATTAGGACGTGTTCCTAGACTGGGCTTCTCTCCAGCAAATGAGTCTTTGCTGTCAGAGATTCCGATCACAGAAATTTCGAGTAATGGCAGTATTGAACGTAGGGATAGGGGAGGGATTGTGATAAGGGAACATGTGCTAGATTTTCTATTGACTATGAATCATTCGGAGGAAGCTGATAACCCTGTGCCTAAATCTGTTGCAAATCTTGTGGTACACATCATCGATACACATATGGATCACCTTCAGGATGTTGTGACCAAGCTTGAGATTGAGCTGGATGCAGTCGAGTTAGAGCTGGACAGAG GTGGTTTTGCTATGAAGAAGCAAATGTTAGATAGCCGAAGATTCCCAAAAATGAATCTCGACTTGCAGCGTCTACTGCAG GTGATTGCACACGGTGAACAAGTATTTCCCCGAGTCAAGGAAAAGtgttcttctaaagaatggttTGGGAGTGAAGATATCAATGCGTTAGAAGAGCTGATTGGTCGTATAAGGAGATTAAAGGAGAACGTTGGTTTCATAGCCAACCGCGTCACTGCAATTCAGGCTGGCCTCGACAGCTGGCAGTCCGAGCAAATAAACAAAAAGCTATACTacctctctttcctctccattATATTTCTGCCTCTTTCAATAATAACCGGAG TGTTTGGGATGAATGTGGGTGGAGTTCCTTGGACCGGGCAAAGAGACCCCACAATTAAGGATGGGTTTCGTAATGTGCTGATAGTCTGTGCAGCCATGCTTGGGGTTGTTCTATTGTGCTTTCTTTTCCCGGCATTGTATAGCCGTGTAATGGCCTGGCGGAGAAGGCAGGTCATGCAACGGAGCTGGTCCCTCAACCGGAGGTCCTTCGTTAGGAGAGCCGGGATGGTTGGAGAAAGAACAGAAAGAGGGGGATACATACGACTTTAG
- the LOC121805666 gene encoding heat shock 70 kDa protein, mitochondrial-like: MASAVLLRSLRRREVSSASSSAFRILTGNSKPSWAVSNNLAGLVRPFSTKPAGNDVIGIDLGTTNSCVSVMEGKTPKVIENAEGARTTPSVVAFSPKGELLVGIPAKRQAVTNPTNTVFGTKRLIGRRFDDPQTQKEMKMVPYKIVKAPNGDAWVEVNGQQYSPSQIGAFVLTKMKETAEDYLGKTVTKAVVTVPAYFNDAQRQATKDAGRIAGLDVQRIINEPTAAALSYGLNNKEGLVAVFDLGGGTFDVSILEISNGVFEVKATNGDTFLGGEDFDNALLEFLVSEFKRTDNIDLSKDRLALQRLREAAEKAKIELSSTTQTEISLPFITADSTGPRHLNITLPRSKFEALVNSLIERTRNPCKSCLKDAGISIKEVDEVLLVGGMTRVPKVQEVVTEIFGKAPSKGVNPDEAVAMGAAIQGGILRGDVKELLLLDVTPLSLGIETLGGIFTRLINRNTTIPTKKSQSFSTAADNQTQVGIKVLQGEREMATDNKLLGEFELMGIPPAPRGMPQIEVTFDIDANGIVTVSAKDKTTGKEQQITIRSSGGLSEDEIEKMVKEAEVHAQKDQERKALIDVRNNADTTIYSIEKSLNEYREKIPSEVATEIETAVADLRSAMATENIDDIKAKLDLANKAVSKIGQHMSGGGSSGGPTGGSEGGDQQAPEAEYEEVKK; the protein is encoded by the exons ATGGCGAGCGCCGTCCTCCTCCGATCTCTCCGTCGCCGTGAAGTTTCCTCCGCCTCTAGCTCTGCTTTCCGAATA ttaaCTGGAAACAGTAAACCATCTTGGGCTGTAAGCAACAACTTGGCAGGTCTTGTAAGGCCGTTCAG TACCAAACCGGCTGGAAATGATGTGATTGGTATTGACTTGGGTACCACAAATTCTTGTGTATCTGTCATGGAGGGAAAG ACTCCAAAAGTTATTGAGAATGCTGAGGGTGCTCGGACAACGCCGTCAGTTGTTGCTTTTAGCCCCAAAGGAGAACTGTTGGTTGGAATACCAGCAAAGAGACAAGCTGTCACCAATCCTACCAACACAGTCTTTGGAACCAAGCGGCTAATTGGTAGACGTTTTGATGACCCTCAGACACAGaaggaaatgaagatggttcCTTACAAAATTGTCAAGGCTCCTAATGGAGATGCATGGGTTGAGGTCAATGGGCAGCAGTACTCACCAAGTCAAATTGGTGCTTTTGTTCTGACTAAGATGAAGGAAACTGCTGAAGACTACCTTGGGAAGACTGTAACCAAGGCTGTTGTTACCGTTCCAGCTTATTTCAATGACGCGCAGCGACAAGCCACCAAGGATGCTGGGAGAATTGCAGGGCTTGATGTGCAACGGATTATTAATGAGCCTACCGCGGCTGCACTCTCTTATGGCTTGAACAATAAAGAAGGCCTTGTTGCAGTTTTTGATCTGGGAGGTGGAACATTTGATGTATCCATTTTGGAGATTTCCAATGGCGTCTTTGAG GTGAAAGCCACTAACGGTGACACATTTTTGGGAGGGGAGGACTTTGACAATGCTTTGTTGGAGTTTTTGGTCAGTGAATTTAAGAGAACGGACAATATTGATCTGTCAAAAGATCGTCTTGCTCTGCAGAGACTACGCGAGGCAGCTGAGAAGGCAAAGATAGAGCTCTCGTCAACAACTCAGACTGAGATCAGCTTGCCCTTCATCACTGCTGATTCAACTGGTCCAAGGCATCTGAATATCACATTGCCAAGGTCCAAGTTTGAGGCTCTGGTTAACAGCTTGATTGAGAGGACTAGGAATCCTTGCAAGAGTTGCTTGAAGGATGCTGGCATCTCCATTAAGGAAGTTGATGAAGTGCTCCTTGTTGGAGGAATGACCCGTGTTCCCAAGGTTCAGGAAGTAGTTACTGAAATATTTGGCAAGGCCCCAAGCAAAGGGGTCAATCCAGATGAGGCTGTTGCCATGGGGGCTGCTATTCAGGGTGGCATTCTCCGAGGTGATGTCAAAGAGTTACTTCTCCTTGATGTTACACCGTTGTCTCTAGGCATCGAGACACTTGGAGGAATCTTTACCAGGTTGATCAACAGAAACACCACAATTCCAACAAAGAAAAGCCAG TCATTCTCGACAGCTGCTGATAATCAGACCCAGGTCGGCATCAAAGTGCTTCAAGGAGAGCGTGAGATGGCTACAGATAACAAACTCCTTGGTGAATTTGAGCTCATGGGTATTCCTCCAGCTCCTAGGGGCATGCCTCAGATTGAAGTCACTTTTGACATTGATGCCAATGGTATCGTGACTGTTTCTGCAAAGGATAAGACCACTGGCAAAGAGCAGCAGATTACAATTAGGTCATCAGGTGGTCTATCGGAGGATGAGATTGAGAAGATGGTCAAGGAGGCTGAGGTACACGCCCAGAAGGATCAGGAGAGGAAGGCATTGATAGATGTCAGAAACAATGCGGACACCACCATCTACAGCATTGAGAAGTCCTTGAACGAGTACAGGGAGAAGATTCCAAGTGAAGTAGCTACTGAAATTGAGACTGCTGTTGCAGACCTGAGAAGCGCGATGGCTACGGAGAACATAGATGATATCAAGGCTAAGCTTGATTTGGCAAACAAGGCCGTGTCGAAGATTGGACAGCACATGTCTGGTGGTGGTTCAAGTGGTGGTCCCACTGGAGGCTCTGAGGGAGGTGACCAGCAGGCACCCGAGGCAGAATATGAGGAGGTAAAGAAGTAG
- the LOC121805668 gene encoding transcription factor GTE2-like — protein MASAVLGSQNESSWALMGKTQYANPHLNPNPHPNPKKKQKQFHPSPANGAAGRYRSISNNNVDSPAVTRTASDDANSFNQTPAAGNVGNYGGYLTFYVATYTKSELLELRKRLSAELDQIRDLRDRIDFGRFNIGETPRYQPKSKKYSGSKRPGPAIRSTPKRLNDGYENSSLETVNFGDLLKECEKIVTKLIKGKFGYVFKDPVDAVALKLVDYHLIVKHPMDLGTVKANLAKTLYRTPVEFAADVRLTFNNALLYNPKTDPVHGMTEEILARFEEMFRPVQEKFNSVLVKLPKNEPHEFKINDDLPFREVEELQGSSWNSNGCQALAAKKSKRKGGDVPVSHVMKKSDRMQDHSTASTLLMNLQPLPPEPLPPSPVRAPPPPAAKEQKPGRVVTPKQPKPRAKDVNKRDMSMDEKQKLGFGLQNLPQEKMPQLVQIIRKRDEHLAQDGDEIELDIEALDTETLWELDRFVTNWKKMVSKTKRQALMMNNNPAAGVSIPSSPVTDADVGASSDKNDDCGKKMKENDEEDVDIDDDMPAASFPAVEIEIEREGVVEQENDGVVEQENDGRGNASSSSSSSGSSSSSSSSDSDSGSSSGSESDADDAQS, from the exons ATGGCGTCCGCTGTTTTAGGGAGCCAGAATGAGTCGAGCTGGGCCCTCATGGGAAAGACGCAGTACGCGAATCCCCACCTAAATCCAAACCCTCATCCTAACCCTAAGAAGAAGCAGAAGCAATTCCACCCGTCTCCAGCGAACGGTGCCGCCGGTCGCTACCGCAGCATCAGCAACAACAACGTCGATTCGCCGGCCGTCACGAGGACGGCGTCAGATGATGCAAATTCTTTCAACCAGACGCCTGCGGCTGGTAACGTGGGGAATTACGGTGGCTATTTGACCTTCTATGTTGCGACGTACACGAAATCAGAGCTTCTGGAGCTCCGGAAACGCCTCTCTGCCGAACTCGATCAAATCCGTGATTTGCGTGATCGGATTGATTTTGGTCGGTTCAACATTGGGGAAACCCCTAGATATCAGCCGAAATCAAAGAAATATAGTGGCAGTAAACGTCCCGGACCTGCGATTAGATCCACTCCCAAGAGATTGAACGATGGATATGAAAATAGCAGCTTGGAGACGGTTAATTTTGGGGATTTGTTGAAAGAATGCGAAAAGATTGTGACTAAATTGATCAAAGGCAAATTCGGCTATGTTTTCAAAGATCCGGTGGATGCAGTGGCTTTAAAGCTTGTCGATTATCATCTGATTGTGAAGCATCCAATGGATCTCGGCACCGTGAAAGCGAATCTGGCGAAGACTTTGTATCGGACGCCTGTAGAATTCGCAGCTGACGTCAGGCTAACTTTTAACAATGCGTTGCTCTACAACCCTAAGACGGACCCTGTTCATGGCATGACGGAGGAAATTCTGGCACGGTTCGAGGAGATGTTCAGGCCTGTACAGGAGAAGTTCAACAGCGTGCTCGTGAAGCTGCCCAAGAATGAGCCCCATGAATTCAAAATCAACGATGATTTGCCGTTCCGGGAGGTTGAGGAATTGCAGGGCAGCTCTTGGAATAGTAATGGTTGTCAGGCTCTGGCTGCAAAGAAGTCGAAGCGGAAAGGTGGAGATGTTCCTGTTTCCCATGTTATGAAGAAGTCTGATAGAATGCAAGACCATTCTACTGCATCAACACTGCTGATGAATCTGCAACCATTACCACCGGAGCCATTACCTCCCTCGCCAGTGAGGGCTCCTCCTCCACCTGCGGCGAAGGAGCAGAAACCTGGAAGAGTAGTGACACCGAAACAGCCAAAGCCAAGAGCTAAGGATGTTAATAAGAGAGATATGAGTATGGACGAGAAGCAGAAACTTGGATTTGGGTTGCAGAATTTACCCCAAGAGAAGATGCCTCAACTTGTACAGATAATCAGGAAGAGGGATGAGCATTTGGCACAGGATGGCGATGAAATTGAGCTTGATATTGAGGCTCTTGATACGGAGACGCTGTGGGAACTTGATCGGTTTGTTACCAATTGGAAGAAGATGGTGAGCAAGACAAAGCGGCAAGCGTTGATGATGAACAACAATCCAGCTGCTGGAGTTTCTATTCCCTCCAGTCCTGTTACCGATGCGGATGTG GGCGCATCGAGTGACAAGAATGATGATTGTGGCaagaagatgaaagaaaatgaTGAAGAAGATGTAGATATTGATGACGATATGCCAGCGGCGAGCTTCCCTGCTGtggagattgagattgagagagaaggTGTTGTTGAGCAGGAGAATGATGGTGTTGTTGAGCAGGAGAATGATGGTAGAGGCAATGCCAGCAGTAGCTCAAGCAGTTCTGGCAGCTCAAGTAGCTCGTCCTCGAGTG ATTCTGATTCAGGGAGTTCCTCGGGTAGTGAGTCCGACGCAGATGATGCACAGTCATGA